In Candidatus Thermoplasmatota archaeon, the DNA window AAATCAATCCCATCCCTCCTAGCTAAACTAGGCTTGAGAGGTGATGGGATTGTCAAAATTTAACGCTTAAGTTGACAGCCTCAGATTTCGATTTTTTGCATCAACTACCTATAGCGTCTAACTACCTTTTTGTAGAAACGCGCTTCTCACAGCAAGTATCAAGCTCTTCCGTACGACTCCCCTCTAACTACTCCGCAAGCTATCAAATGTGCTACTCTTACAGGCTCTGGTAAAGCGCCTCTAATTGTAGTCTGCGCTATTAGTTTTTCAGCCTCTTCTAGAGTTATACCTAAAAACCCTATATAAATTGGGTTGTGCTTGGTAGTTATTTCTACAAGATTTATGGCTTTGATTGTTTTCAATCTTGCTTCCCAGTCTTTGAAATGTTTTCTAAGTGCATACTCTATTTTTTCCAAATCAGGCTTGTCGCGAGTTACTGTAATTACAGGCACTTTCGTAGCTTTGTATAGCTTTTTTATATCTATTATATTGAAGCCTCCTAGCGCTATACCGTCCAAAAATATTGCTTTTATCTGCTTCCTAAATCTTGATTTTGTTATTACCTTTGTTAATTTACTAGTTGCATCGCTACCATCTACTTTAACGCTGGTTCTTAATACTCCTTCAATATAATTTTTACCTCTCAGCACTGCCCCTATAACAACAACCTCTTTATCTCTAAATTTAAAGGGCGCATCGTCTATCCCTATAGTTCTAAGTTGTAATTTCATAGCTTTTCAATTAACTTAGCTGCTGCTGAGTAAGGGTCTATTTGACGCTTCAATATTCTCTCTACAAACTCTTCAAAGTCATGCTTGGCTATCACTTTCTCTAAAATATAATTTGTTAAGTTTTGCTTTACAATTTCCATGAACTCAATTCTCGTTTTTTCTTTTAGCTTCGCTGCCAGTTGGTTGCTCTCCTTTAAATATTCTAGATGTTTCTGAATAGCATTTACAAGTTCTGGAATTCCTAAATTTTGTAATGCGTTTGCTTTGATAACTAAAGGTTTCCATCCGCCTTCACGCGCTAGCATCATTTCTAAATTAGCAACTACTTGCTCAGCGCCAGGCAAATCAGCTTTATTAACCACGAAAATATCGCCTATCTCTATAATGCCTGCTTTAATAGCTTGAATTTCATCGCCTGTTCCAGGCATAGTAACAACTACAACTGTCAGTGCAGTTTTGGCTATTTCTACATCAGCTTGACCTACACCTAAAGTCTCTACAAGAACGATATCTTTTCCAGAGGCATCTAATATTTTAGTAACTTCGCTGGTAGCTCTTGCTACACCTCCTAAAGAGCCTCTAGAGCCCATGCTCCTGATAAATACATCTCTATCGCCGGAATGCTCTTGCATTCTTACTCTATCGCCTAGAAAAGCGCCTCCGCTAAAAGGGCTTGAAGGATCTATTGCGATCACACCTACTTTCTTTCCCTGCTTTCTATATTCTTTAGTAAGCTGTGCAATTAGCGTGCTTTTACCGCAGCCTGGCGGACCTGTAATACCTATCACCCAAGCCTTACCTGTATAAGGATAAATCGAAGCCAGATATTTAATAGCTTTGGGAGAGTTGTTTTCAACGAGAGTTATAAGTTCTGCAATAGCTTTTCTATCGCCAGCTAAAATTTTGTCAGCTATTTCCATTTCTTTAACTTCTTTTTTATAAATTCTACAATATCTTTTGTATCGGTCCCAGGACCAAATATTTCTGCAATACCTATTTCTTTAAGTTTAGTCACATCTTCTTCAGGTATTATTCCGCCTGCCAGTACTATGATATTTTCAAGACTCTCTTTTTTCAAAAGTTCCATGACTTTAGTGAACAGCGTTAAATGCGCTCCTGAAAGCAGACTCAAGCCGATAACGTCAACGTCTTCTTGTAGCGCTGATTCTACTACCTGCTCAGGCGTTTGATGCAAGCCTGTATAGATTACTTCCATACCTGCATCGCGGAGAGCTCTTGCAACTACTTTAGCACCTCTATCATGCCCGTTAAGACCTAATTTTGCAATAAGGACACGAATTTTCTTTCCTTCCTCTACCATATTAGCTTACTTCAATACATTGCAGGCTCTTTATAAGTGCCATACTCATCCCTAAGCACTTGGCATATTTCACCAAGTGTTGTATAGACTTTAACGCATTTTATAAAGTAAGGCATGAGATTATCACCGCTTCTAATGCCTTTTATTAGGTCAGCTAACGATTGCTCTACCATTTCCTTAGACCTCTCTTTACGTACTTTCTCAAGTCTCGCAATCTGTCTTTTTTCAACTTCCGGATCTATTCTTAAAATAGGTATTGGTACTTTCTCTTCCTCTACAAACTCATTC includes these proteins:
- a CDS encoding DUF99 family protein: MKLQLRTIGIDDAPFKFRDKEVVVIGAVLRGKNYIEGVLRTSVKVDGSDATSKLTKVITKSRFRKQIKAIFLDGIALGGFNIIDIKKLYKATKVPVITVTRDKPDLEKIEYALRKHFKDWEARLKTIKAINLVEITTKHNPIYIGFLGITLEEAEKLIAQTTIRGALPEPVRVAHLIACGVVRGESYGRA
- the meaB gene encoding methylmalonyl Co-A mutase-associated GTPase MeaB, which encodes MEIADKILAGDRKAIAELITLVENNSPKAIKYLASIYPYTGKAWVIGITGPPGCGKSTLIAQLTKEYRKQGKKVGVIAIDPSSPFSGGAFLGDRVRMQEHSGDRDVFIRSMGSRGSLGGVARATSEVTKILDASGKDIVLVETLGVGQADVEIAKTALTVVVVTMPGTGDEIQAIKAGIIEIGDIFVVNKADLPGAEQVVANLEMMLAREGGWKPLVIKANALQNLGIPELVNAIQKHLEYLKESNQLAAKLKEKTRIEFMEIVKQNLTNYILEKVIAKHDFEEFVERILKRQIDPYSAAAKLIEKL
- a CDS encoding cobalamin B12-binding domain-containing protein, which encodes MVEEGKKIRVLIAKLGLNGHDRGAKVVARALRDAGMEVIYTGLHQTPEQVVESALQEDVDVIGLSLLSGAHLTLFTKVMELLKKESLENIIVLAGGIIPEEDVTKLKEIGIAEIFGPGTDTKDIVEFIKKKLKKWK